One Thermococcus sp. DNA segment encodes these proteins:
- a CDS encoding FAD-binding oxidoreductase, translated as MRDKAETVIIGGGIIGLSIAYNLAKLGEEEIVVLEKGYLGNGSTFRCGTGIRQQFGEEANIKMMKRSVELWGGLREELGRDVEFTQTGYLFLIYDEEELESFKEKVTLQNRLGVPSRIITPEEAKEIVPLLNTDGVIAASWNPTDGKANPFKTVFAYADAARRLGVEIHEYTEAKDIKVEGGEIKAVVTDRGEIRTERVINAANAWAPLVNRMAGLPLDLPIHPYKHQSVKTEPIKAGQIEPMVVSFKHGGVYLTQEANQGGVIGGYGLKYGPTYDITPTYEFLRGVSYRFSQIVPALKYVNVIRVWGGFYAETPDGNAAIGRIKEVEEFYIAAGFSGHGFMLAPTVGEALAELIVNGKTDKPLEFYDPYRFERGELRGQALQMG; from the coding sequence ATGAGGGATAAGGCGGAGACCGTTATCATAGGCGGCGGCATAATCGGCCTTTCAATCGCCTACAACCTGGCCAAGCTCGGGGAGGAAGAAATCGTAGTCCTTGAGAAGGGCTACCTCGGCAACGGCTCGACCTTCCGCTGTGGAACGGGAATAAGGCAGCAGTTTGGCGAGGAGGCCAATATCAAGATGATGAAGCGCTCGGTGGAGCTATGGGGTGGGCTGAGGGAGGAGCTCGGACGCGACGTGGAGTTCACCCAGACCGGTTACCTCTTCCTTATCTACGATGAGGAGGAGCTTGAGTCTTTCAAAGAGAAGGTAACTCTGCAGAATCGGTTAGGCGTCCCATCACGGATAATAACACCTGAGGAGGCCAAGGAGATAGTGCCCCTCCTGAACACTGATGGGGTTATAGCCGCTTCATGGAACCCCACGGACGGAAAGGCCAATCCATTCAAGACCGTCTTCGCTTACGCAGACGCTGCCAGGAGGTTGGGGGTTGAAATCCATGAATACACCGAGGCAAAGGACATCAAGGTGGAGGGAGGCGAGATAAAGGCCGTTGTCACAGACAGGGGGGAGATAAGGACAGAGCGGGTGATAAACGCGGCCAACGCCTGGGCACCCCTGGTAAACAGGATGGCAGGCCTTCCGCTTGATCTCCCCATCCACCCCTACAAGCATCAGAGCGTCAAGACGGAGCCGATAAAAGCCGGCCAGATCGAGCCAATGGTGGTTTCCTTCAAGCACGGGGGGGTTTACCTAACGCAGGAAGCCAACCAGGGAGGGGTTATAGGTGGCTACGGCCTTAAATACGGCCCAACCTACGACATCACACCCACCTATGAATTCCTCAGGGGGGTAAGCTACCGCTTCAGTCAGATAGTCCCCGCCCTCAAATATGTCAACGTAATAAGGGTGTGGGGAGGGTTCTACGCTGAGACCCCTGATGGGAATGCGGCCATCGGTCGGATAAAGGAGGTGGAAGAGTTCTACATAGCAGCTGGCTTCTCCGGTCATGGATTCATGCTAGCGCCCACTGTGGGAGAGGCCCTGGCGGAGCTAATCGTGAATGGAAAAACCGACAAACCCCTTGAGTTCTACGACCCGTACCGCTTCGAGCGTGGAGAACTGCGCGGACAGGCACTCCAGATGGGATAA
- a CDS encoding (2Fe-2S)-binding protein, with translation MAEDPRERIIICRCNDVTLKEIEELVEQGITDIEEIKRLTRIGMGPCQGRTCVPLVIGIIARKTGRKPEETPVPATRVPVRPVMMGVLAGEMDDEG, from the coding sequence ATGGCTGAAGATCCGAGGGAGAGGATAATAATCTGTCGCTGCAACGACGTTACGCTGAAGGAGATAGAAGAACTGGTGGAGCAGGGGATAACCGACATTGAGGAGATAAAACGCCTCACGCGCATTGGGATGGGTCCCTGCCAGGGCAGGACCTGCGTGCCGCTTGTTATAGGAATAATAGCGAGGAAAACAGGCAGAAAACCCGAAGAAACCCCTGTTCCAGCCACGCGCGTTCCAGTGAGACCGGTGATGATGGGAGTACTCGCGGGGGAGATGGACGATGAGGGATAA